ttgttcTTGCTGCTGATGCTGCAGCAACATTAGGTAGGGGGCTAGCTAGGGGCTGTGCAACCTGATGTACACTATtaatattttctgttttcatGTTGGCAAGAAACTGGGTGTCTTGAAAACTTCTGCTTGCCAGATTCTCTAGAACATTGGACCATTGATTCTGATTGTTGGTGGAATTAATTGGACAGTCAAGTGCTCAAGGAAATAATCCGGTTATGCTGAGTTTGCCGTGGCCTTGCTCATTCtcgcttctctttctttttttgttggtGGTGCTGCTACTACACAAACTCCTTATTTTCATATTTACACTTGTAGCATTGAATTGGTGCAAAGTAGCATTGGGTAATTGCacagtttattttttattgaggTTCTTCACTGTGTGTAGGCTGTATGCAACTGTACATTATAAGGTTAGATTGTTTagtattttgagatatttttgcctATCCTTTTATAGTAATTCACAAATAGTGTCCTCAGATTATTGAGTCTTTGTGTATGTGTGTTATATGTAGTTTCACACCTACTGCTGGTTCAAGTTAAACTCAATGAGTTGATACAGGAACAAGCTGACATTAGTTGGTTGAGTTTTGGAGCTTGCCACGTGAAATGTCTGACATAAGGGATGAGCTTTGAAAGTGCCCTCCCCTCTATATCACCTTCCTGACCATTTAATTACAGTGCATCAACTTTGCTAAACTCATGAATATAAGGATGGAAACATGGTTTGGATTTAACGGATTTGGGTTTGCTGGGTGAATTGATAAGGAAGTTCAATTTCAGGTGATATGGataagtttaaaaaataacgAAAGGCAGGATGGTTTATTGGAGAGGTCTTGGCATCACACTTCATATCTAGGGTTTGATAGCATACATGGGTACATAACTTGGAAGTGTGCAATTAGATGCCATaattcataaaaatgacaatCCCTTTATATTGTTACATTATTCTAAATAGGGCATCCTGCCTCCCATACCTCTTAACCCTCCATGGGTAAGATATGAATTCCAAATCCTTTGAAGATTTGAACATCGTGCTATTCTAGAAAAGATATCAAAATGGGAGTAGGACCCAATTTCAGCTAAATAACGTGTTGAACCCCAAGTAACAACAGCCTTGTCTTGTTTTGCTGGTTAGAGTCGGCTTAAGAATAGAACAGTGTTGGACAAAACATTTAACTAGAAGTTTTGTTCCTTGATAGAGCTTCCTGAATCATGTGCTCTTGTTGTCTTTATTTGAAAAGAGGAAATTTCAAAGAAGGAACTATGTTCAGTTTTGTGTGAGCTTGGGGTATAGAATTTGGAAGATGTCAACAGTGAACTTCTGCTAACTTATCTCTTTTGTTTCCCATGCAGCTTGCTTTAACCATTGTTTATATTGCCGCGGGAGTTTTTGCAGCTGGTTGGATTGGTAAAAGTTAAATGTTTATCGAACTTAATATGAGAAATGTGTTTCATTAGACAGCCTTCTAGTTTTCTGTATAGTATACTAATGTTTTTTTCCTCTCTCCTTTTTTAAAAAACTGTGTTTTGGGTTATAGAGGTTTCTTGCTGGATTTTGACTGGAGAACGGCAGACTGCTGTCATAAGGTCAAAATATGTTCAAGTGTTACTAAATCAAGATATGAGCTTTTTTGATACTTATGGAAATAATGGAGACATTGTAAGTCAAGTTTTGAGTGATGTGCTGCTTATTCAGTCTGCCCTTAGTGAAAAAGTATGTCTTCCTTGATTATGCACATATTCATTTAACTAATTTGCTGAGAATTCTCTATAAGTCTtctttaatacttttatttgtgtgTGGTGATGATACAGGTTGGAAATTATATTCACAATATGGCTACGTTCTTCAGTGGTCTTGTCATTGGACTCATAAATTGTTGGCAGATTGCTCTGATAACGTTAGCAACAGGTCCGTTTATTGTTGCTGCTGGAGGAATATCAAATATATTCCTCCACCGACTTGCAGAGAATATTCAAGATGCATATGCTGAAGCGGCTAGCATTGCCGAACAGGTTAGTTTTTGTATCTAACTCTGCCTTTATATTGAATAAAATGTTTTCCTCCTTTTGGGGGATGTTTTTGTAATGAAGTTGGAATCTGTTAACAAATATCAGTGTTATCCAAAAAAGTAAAATAGTTGTCTCCATGGAATCCATATGTTGATTGTACATGGAGGAGTTTGAAGTTCACTTCACTTCTATAGTTTGAAAGGAAATGGATATGAATGGTTTTGTTTTTAAAATCAGATATGCTTCAGTTTTTGtccttactttatttttattgttttcattttGAAGAGTAAAGAAGGGTGAATTTATCTTTTAGTGTTCTCAGTGTGGATAATTTCATGTGATGCAGGCAGTTTCGTATGTAAGGACATTGTATGCATTCACAAATGAAACATTGGCCAAGTATTCCTATGCAACATCACTGCAAGCTACTCTTAGATATGGTATATTAATAAGTCTTGTTCAAGGGCTTGGTCTTGGATTTACATATGGGCTTGCAATATGTTCTTGTGCATTGCAACTCTGGGTTGGAAGGTTCTTGGTTATACATGAAAAAGCACATGGTGGTGAAATTATAACAGCCCTGTTTGCTGTAATTCTAAGTGGCTTGTGAGTATCATTCCCTACTTTATATTTTCGTTATATTTATATCCTAATCATTTTACATATAACTTTTTACTTTTGTTTCTTTCTCAAGGGGATTGAATCAAGCAGCAACAAACTTCTACTCTTTTGATCAGGGGAGAATTGCTGCTTATAGATTATTTGAGATGATAAGCCGGTCATCCTCATCTGATGATCATGACGGCATTACTCCTGATTCTGTGCAAGGAAATATAGAGTTTCGGAATGTTTATTTCAGCTATCTGTCTCGTCCTGAAATCCCTAtcttgagtggattttatcttaGTGTACCTGCTAAGAAAGCTGTGGCTCTTGTTGGCAGAAATGGCTCTGGGAAAAGTAGTATTATTCCACTAATGGAGCGTTTCTATGATCCTACATTAGGTAATCATTTTACCTCTGATATTGTATAATTGCATTTTTGCTATTCATTAAAAGCATATATTAGTCATTTGCAGATTTAAGTTGACATCATAATTACTGATCCATGGTTCAGGGGAAGTTCTTCTAGATGGAGAAAACATCAAGAACTTGAAACTTGAATGGCTTAGGAGCCAAATAGGACTAGTCACCCAGGAGCCTGCTTTGCTTAGTTTGAGTATAAGAGATAATATTGCTTATGGGAGGGATGCCACCATGGATCAAATTGAAGAGGCTGCTAAAATAGCTCATGCACATACATTTATCAGCTCATTGGAGAAAGGTTATTACACACAGGTGAGGCTTGATTGACATGATTATGCCTATGGCTGTTGTGTTTTATTTTCAGTTTGTTCCTTGTTTGTGACCAAGTGGTATTTCCAAAACCTGGGTACCTGTCTCAGGTTGGCAGGGCTGGTCTGGCTTTGACTGAAGAGCAAAAAATAAAACTTTCTATTGCTAGAGCTGTGCTTTTAAATCCATCAATTCTTCTACTTGATGAGGTTACTGGTGGTCTTGATTTTGAGGCTGAGAGGGCTGTTCAGGGGGCTTTGGACCTACTTATGTTGGGACGCTCAACAATAATAATTGCTCGACGGCTTAGTCTCATAAGGAATGCTGATTATATCGCTGTTATGGAGGAAGGTCAACTTGTTGAAATGGGTACTCATGATGAATTATTGTCCTTGGATGGCTTATATGCAGAGCTTCTTCGATGTGAAGAGGCAGCAAAACTTCCCAAGAGGTCCAATACTAGAACAAATCATCCTCCTTCCTTTGAcatgcattatttatttatatattttccaGACCCTGCGTAATGTGGGATGCTTTGCACTAGACTGCCCTTTTATTTGTTTTCCAAAATTTAATACGCGATGGTAATGACTGGAGTTAGTTAAGAAAATGATTTTACTACGATAGCAAACTAACAATAGTGATAAGAGTAATGATTGAGAGTCCTAATTCATCCTCCTAATACTTAAATGAATAAGAATTCAAATATAAATGTTATTTCTTGAAAaggtaaaaaaagataaaaattcaaaactttctTTATTTAGAAATTAGGAAGATAAGTTAGGACTCCTAATCATTTTTCATCTTTAGTGCATTCAACTACTGCTGAACtgcaatatttaatattttatattttgaatgttGTGCAAAATTTCCCAGCAGGTATGTATCATGCTCACTATTTTTTCCAAAATACTAATCCAGGATGCCTGTTCGAAATTACAAGGAGACTGCAGCGTTTCAAATTGAGAAGGATTCTTCAGCAAGTCATAGCTTCAAGGAACCATCCTCCCCTAAAATGTTGAAGTCACCTTCTCTTCAAAGAGTATCTAATGTATCCCGCCCTCCAGACGGAACCTTTAACTTGCTTGAATCTCCAAAGGCCCGGAGCCCACCACCTGAGAAGATGGTGGAAAATGGTCAGGCCCTTGATGGAGCAGATAAGGAGCCATCAATAAGAAGGCAGGATAGTTTTGAGATGAGACTTCCAGAGTTACCCAAGCTTGATGTGCAGTCTCTGCATCGTCAAAAATCAAATGGTTCTGACCCAGAATCTCCTGTTTCTCCCCTTTTAACATCTGATCCCAAGAGTGAACGCTCTCATTCGCAGACTTTTAGTAGAACGCAGAGTTACTCTGATGATCTTTCAGCTGAAAAGAGAAAATTGAAGGATACAAGGCATCAAAAACCACCATCACTTAGGAAGCTTGCTGAGCTTAGCTTCGCTGAGTGGCTTTATGCTGTGTTAGGAAGCATAGGTGCTGCTATCTTTGGTTCTTTCAATCCTCTTCTTGCTTATGTAATTGGCCTTGTGGTGACAGCTTACTATAATATTGATAAAGAACATCACTTACGATGGGAGGTAAACAAGTGGTGTTTGGCCATTGGCTGCATGGGTATTGTGACAGTAATTGCCAACTTTTTACAGCATTTCTACTTTGGTATCATGGGGGAGAAAATGACAGAAAGGGTTAGGAGAATGATGTTCTCAGGTGCACTAATCCTCCTCTAtgccttattttcctgttttaaaAATCTGGAATTATGAGCAGTACTTAACCTGTTTCTATTATATGGCAGCCATGCTTCGCAATGAAGTTGGGTGGTTTGATGATGAGGAAAACAGTGCTGACAATTTATCCATGCGATTGGCCAATGATGCTACTTTTGTACGAGCTGCTTTTAGCAATAGGCTGTCTATATTTATTCAGGACAGTGCTGCAATTATTGTTGGTCTTCTGATTGGTGCCTTGCTGCACTGGCGGTTAGCACTTGTGGCTTTTGCAACCCTTCCAATTCTCTGTGTTGCTGCAATTGCCCAGGTATTCACTTGCactttttttcaaatatatctctCAATGGTTGGTTTGAACTTCCATCATGTCAATGGTATCTTTGCAAATTTTTCCTCTAACGAAATCCAGTGATTttggtattttataatttatagaaAATTAATCACAAATTTCAGAATATGAATGAAACATGATCTATAGATTCTAGTCTCAAATTGTGCTGAtggccttctttctttctttatttttttttccattcgGTTCATTCTTTACAAACTAGGTTTATAATATTTGAGTGGCTAATAGTAATAATAGGTATAAATGTATGAACTGTGTCAGGTATTCAAATCCAATCCAATTTGAACCAATTTGTTGCATTTATTCATTGCAGCATCAATGTTTTACATGGTTGAGTGGTAGTTTACATTTTACACTTGTGTGGTTGGGTTCATTGTCAGTCttgaatgattttttattttgaccTTGGTGAATATTAATTTGTTTTTACTAGTTGATGGACCTTCTCTGGAAAAGTTAGAGGTACAACAGGATGTATtggaaatgtaaaaaaaaaaagtgttatatATTCAATAACTTTTAGTTAAACATTTTTTTATGGTGTTCTTAACATGTGCTCTTAGGGTACAAGATAGCGAAACCCTATAAATTTAATAAAGCTGTCTAAGAATAATAGCACGGTAGTTTATCtgctttaattttttcaaaacatACAACTAATGAACAGCCTGTTTTGGATATTGCAGAAGATGTGGCTTGCTGGATTTTCAAGGGGCATACAGGAAATGCATAGAAAGGCATCTTTGGTTCTTGAAGATGCAGTTAGAAACATTTACACTGTTGTTGCATTTTGTGCTGGTAATAAGGTAATGGAACTTTATAGGCTGCAGTTGAAGAAAATATTTAGGAAGAGCTTTCTTCATGGGATGGCAATCGGTTTTGCATTTGGCTTTTCACAGTTCCTACTTTTTGCTTGTAATGCCCTTCTACTTTGGTACACTGGGAGATGTGTAAAACATGGTTATGTGCAACTATCTACTGCACTCAAGGAGTATATGGTTTTCTCATTTGCGACATTTGCGCTTGTAGAGCCTTTTGGATTGGCTCCTTACATCCTTAAACGACGGAAGTCTCTCATATCAGTGTTTGATATCATAGATCGTGTGCCTAAAATTGATCCT
The sequence above is drawn from the Arachis hypogaea cultivar Tifrunner chromosome 4, arahy.Tifrunner.gnm2.J5K5, whole genome shotgun sequence genome and encodes:
- the LOC112744851 gene encoding ABC transporter B family member 6-like, whose protein sequence is MMVSRGLFGWSPPHVQPLTPVSEVSEPPESPSPYLDPGAETSASQQQVEVDEEIEEPEEVEPPPAAVPFSRLFACADRFDWFLMAAGSVAAAAHGAALVVYLHYFAKIIHVLVEPKHELFHRFNELALTIVYIAAGVFAAGWIEVSCWILTGERQTAVIRSKYVQVLLNQDMSFFDTYGNNGDIVSQVLSDVLLIQSALSEKVGNYIHNMATFFSGLVIGLINCWQIALITLATGPFIVAAGGISNIFLHRLAENIQDAYAEAASIAEQAVSYVRTLYAFTNETLAKYSYATSLQATLRYGILISLVQGLGLGFTYGLAICSCALQLWVGRFLVIHEKAHGGEIITALFAVILSGLGLNQAATNFYSFDQGRIAAYRLFEMISRSSSSDDHDGITPDSVQGNIEFRNVYFSYLSRPEIPILSGFYLSVPAKKAVALVGRNGSGKSSIIPLMERFYDPTLGEVLLDGENIKNLKLEWLRSQIGLVTQEPALLSLSIRDNIAYGRDATMDQIEEAAKIAHAHTFISSLEKGYYTQVGRAGLALTEEQKIKLSIARAVLLNPSILLLDEVTGGLDFEAERAVQGALDLLMLGRSTIIIARRLSLIRNADYIAVMEEGQLVEMGTHDELLSLDGLYAELLRCEEAAKLPKRMPVRNYKETAAFQIEKDSSASHSFKEPSSPKMLKSPSLQRVSNVSRPPDGTFNLLESPKARSPPPEKMVENGQALDGADKEPSIRRQDSFEMRLPELPKLDVQSLHRQKSNGSDPESPVSPLLTSDPKSERSHSQTFSRTQSYSDDLSAEKRKLKDTRHQKPPSLRKLAELSFAEWLYAVLGSIGAAIFGSFNPLLAYVIGLVVTAYYNIDKEHHLRWEVNKWCLAIGCMGIVTVIANFLQHFYFGIMGEKMTERVRRMMFSAMLRNEVGWFDDEENSADNLSMRLANDATFVRAAFSNRLSIFIQDSAAIIVGLLIGALLHWRLALVAFATLPILCVAAIAQKMWLAGFSRGIQEMHRKASLVLEDAVRNIYTVVAFCAGNKVMELYRLQLKKIFRKSFLHGMAIGFAFGFSQFLLFACNALLLWYTGRCVKHGYVQLSTALKEYMVFSFATFALVEPFGLAPYILKRRKSLISVFDIIDRVPKIDPDDSSALKPPNVHGRIELKNVDFCYPTRPEVLVLSNFSLKVNGGQTVAIVGVSGSGKSTIISLIERFYDPVSGQVLLDGRDLKVYNLRWLRSHLGLVQQEPIIFSTTIRENIIYARHNASEAEMKEAARIANAHHFISSLPHGYDTHVGMRGVDLTPGQKQRIAIARVVLKNAPILLLDEASSSIESESSRVVQEALDTLIMGNKTTILIAHRAAMMRHVDNIVVLNGGRIVEEGTHDSLMAKNGLYVRLMQPHFGKALRQHRLV